The Desulfonatronum sp. SC1 region GCGGGCGCGGCCACCACTCCGCCATAGTGCTGGGGATGGGGTTCATCAACCACCACGTAGATGAAATACTCCGGCTGATCGCCGGGATAGAATCCCGCGAAGGAGGCCACGTATCGGTCGCCATAGCTACCGGAGGCAGTGGCTTTCTGAGCCGTGCCAGTCTTGCCGGCACCGATCACGCCGGAAATCCGGGCCTGCGTGCCCGTGCCGTCATCTTCCACCACTTCCTGGAGCATCCGCATCACGGTCCGAGCCACTTCTTCCCGAAAAACCACGGTAATGGGCGCGACGTCCTGTTCCGGATCGCGCACCAGGCGCAACGGATGCATCACGCCGCGGTTGGCCAAAATGAGATACGCCCTGGCCATCTGTAGGGCGTTGGCGGACATGCCTTGTCCGAAAGAGACGGCGGCCAAGTCCACCGGGTACCATGATTTGGGTGGTCTGAGCAGGCCGGGGTTCTCACCGAGCAACGGCAACCCCGATCGTTCAGCAAAACCCATCTTTCGCAGGTAGTCGTGGTATCGGACGGCTCCCAGGTCCAACCCGATTTTGGCCGAGCAGATGTTGCTGGAATACCGCAGGATCTTATTCGCCGGGAGCCATCCCCGGCCCTTCACGTCGCGGATGTTCACCCCGGTCAGCCGCCACCGTCCCTCTTCGCAGTAGTAGACCGTGTCGTTGGTGATCACTCGCTCTTCCAGGGCCGCGGCCATCAACATGGCCTTGAGCGTGGATCCCGGTTCCAAGGCGTCCGAAAGGATTCGGTTGCGCCACTGTTCCGCATTCTGACGCGGCATGTTCGGATTGAAGAACGGATAGTTGGCCATGGCCAGCATCTCTCCGGTGGGCACATGGACCACCAAAGCCATCCCGGTTTTGCCATTGAATTTTTTGACGGTCGCGGCCAGGGCCTCCTCGGCAAAAAACTGAATCTGCGCGTCCAGAGTCAGGGTGACGTTGCGCCCCCGCAGGTCCTCTTCACGGCCCTGGGCGTCCAGATACATCCTCCGTCCGGAGGCGTCCCGCTGCGCCACGAAGGTGGCCTTGCGCCCGACCAGAACCTCGTCGTAGGCCTTTTCAACGCCCTCCAGGCCCTCCCCGTCCAGGCCCACGAACCCGAGCACCTGTCCGGCCAAATGCCCATGAGGATAGAACCTGGCCGACTCCTCGGTCAGATACACCCCCCGTAGCCCCGCGTTGAGGATATTCCGAGCGTTGCGGTCGGTGATCTGGCGGGACAGCCAGATAAAGTTCTGAGGTCTTCCGAGCAAGGTCCGAACCTGACCGACGGGCATCTCCAGGGCGGCGGCCAAAACTGGAGCTGCCGCTTCCGGATCCTCTAACTCCAAGGGGCGGACATACACGGACTGGATCAACGTGCTTTTGGCCAGCAGTCGCCCTTGGCGGTCGAATATTTCGCCGCGCATTCCACGCTCGAATTCAGCGGCCTTGTGCTGTCTGGCGGCCATGGCCGTCAACTCCGGCCCGCGCACGACCTGAACCTGAAAGGCCCGATACCACAGCCCGCCCCAGATCAGGAGGATGCACGCTCCCAGCAGGGTCATGCGGATCCGGACCCAGTCTCGGGGCGAGGATTTATTCAGTCGGTCGGTTTTCATGCGTCTAACATCATGAACGGCCCGCCAAACTCAGGGACTCAGTATCCTGATCTGCCCGGGTTCGGCTTGGTGGAGTTCGTTTTCTTCAGCCAACGCCCGTAGTCGAGACGAAGACAACAGGTTCATTCGTTCCACTTCCAGCTTGGCCTGGAGATTGTTTTTTTGCTCCAGTTCGGTCTGGAGCTGCTTCAGTTCATAGGCCAAGTCCAGACGTTCAATATTGACCCAGACCACCGCCAACCCCAGAACCAACCCACAGACTCCCAACAACGCCGTGGCCCAATACCATCCGGTTGATCGATTCTTTCTGGAGGCGTTGGCGTTTGCATTCATGGCGCGACCCCGAAAGTTCGGAGCAATAAGGGAATCATGGCTCGACGATCCGTTCGGCCGCCCGCAACTTGGCGCTGCGACTGCGGGGATTGTCGGTCAGTTCGGCGCTGGATGCGATCAACGGTTTCTTGGTCAGTATTTTCAATGTTGGCCGATGGCCGCACAAGCAAAAGGGCTGCCTGGGGGGACACAGACAGAACTTGGCCTGTTCCACGAAATATCGTTTGACGATACGATCCTCGATGGAATGAAACGAGATGATCACGATTCGTGCATTGTCAGCGAGTCGCGGCACGATTTGGCTCAAAAACCTGCTGAGTTCGCCGGTTTCGTCGTTGACGAACATGCGCAGAGCCTGGAAGGTGCGAGTCGCCGGATGGTTGCGGGCCCGGGCCCTCCTTGCCGGAGGATAGGCCTGCTCCACGATGCGCGCCAGCTCCAGGGTGGTTTCGATGGGGCCGTCGCG contains the following coding sequences:
- a CDS encoding penicillin-binding transpeptidase domain-containing protein, which translates into the protein MKTDRLNKSSPRDWVRIRMTLLGACILLIWGGLWYRAFQVQVVRGPELTAMAARQHKAAEFERGMRGEIFDRQGRLLAKSTLIQSVYVRPLELEDPEAAAPVLAAALEMPVGQVRTLLGRPQNFIWLSRQITDRNARNILNAGLRGVYLTEESARFYPHGHLAGQVLGFVGLDGEGLEGVEKAYDEVLVGRKATFVAQRDASGRRMYLDAQGREEDLRGRNVTLTLDAQIQFFAEEALAATVKKFNGKTGMALVVHVPTGEMLAMANYPFFNPNMPRQNAEQWRNRILSDALEPGSTLKAMLMAAALEERVITNDTVYYCEEGRWRLTGVNIRDVKGRGWLPANKILRYSSNICSAKIGLDLGAVRYHDYLRKMGFAERSGLPLLGENPGLLRPPKSWYPVDLAAVSFGQGMSANALQMARAYLILANRGVMHPLRLVRDPEQDVAPITVVFREEVARTVMRMLQEVVEDDGTGTQARISGVIGAGKTGTAQKATASGSYGDRYVASFAGFYPGDQPEYFIYVVVDEPHPQHYGGVVAAPAVRDIGLRSLAYAGKLPEGNVFSAQEDTRDQNQGLSVQGTRIDRAGLERNPDLSLEEAVTNEFVLADTLIVGQDMVPNVTGISVRRAVERLRGYGVLPEVEGGGGIVSRQVPEPGQPWPAHERRLTLWLEVS